The Natrinema saccharevitans genome includes the window CTCCTGCGCTTTCTCGTGGGTGACGACGACCTCGCCGGCGAGATCGAACGCGTCAGCGGTCACTTGGGGACGTTCGTCGAGGAGCGGCCGGTCGAAGACGGCGGCGAGGGCGGGGACCCGGAGACCCGCCCCGTCACCGTCGACGACGCCTACACCGCCCAGCTCGAGTTCGCGAACGGCGCGCTGGGTACCCTCGAGGGGTCGCGGTTCGCGACGGGGCACAAGAACGACCACACCCTCGAGATCCACGGCTCGAGTGGGAGCCTGCGGTTCTCGCTCGAGCGGCTGAACGAACTCGAGGTGCTCCGGGAGGGCGACCGGGGGTACGAGACGATCCTCGTGACCGACGAAGACGACCCCTACGTCGACCACTGGTGGCCGCCGGGCCACGTGTTGGGGTGGGAACACACCTTCGTGCACGAGAACTACGAGTTTCTCAGCGCCGTCGCGCGCGGCGAGTCGTTCGCGCCGAGTTTCGCGGACGGGCTCACCGCCCAGCGGGTCCTCGACGCGATCGAACGCAGCGACGAGCGGGGAGAGTGGATCGACCTCGAGTGAGTTCGGTCCCTCGAGATAGGCAAGTTGGGTTTTGGGTCGGACCGCCACAGCCGACGTGCGGTGGCGCACGCTGTCGACTGCTCGAGTGAGAACGAGAGCAGTCGACGACACCGTGCGAGGGATGAGTGAACGCCGCCAGGCGTGAACGAATCGGTTGGGGAGGGTGTGGAGACTCCGTGCAGCCACGATAGCAGAACGACCCTCTCCTTCCCAACATCGCAGTCGATACGGACTTCCCTGCTATCGTGGCAACGGGGAATAACCACGTCCTCCCCAGCCGATTCGCTCTCTCCTTTCAGTCGGTCGCTCATCCCTCGCGCAGAGTCGTGTCGCGGTTCGTTACTCACTCACCGCGACACAGCGCGCGCCACCGCACGCCGGGTGGTCGGTTCGGCGCGAGACGTCGCCTGGCCCCGAGAACGGTAGCTCGAATCGTACGCCGACGAACTGCGTGACTCGAGCGGCCGACCGAGTTCGCAACGTATTCGCCGTGGCACCCCCTCTCACAGATCGATGGCGGCCTACGAGACGACGATCGACGTCAGGACCGACGACCTCGGGCGCAGCGGCCACGTCAACAACTCGAAGTTCGTCGCCTACACCGACCTCGCGCGGGACCGGTATCTCGCGAGTCACGGCTACGGCCCCGACGACCTCGCTCATCTGGTCGTCCGCCTCGAGGTCGAGTACGAGCGGGCGCTCGCGTCGCTGACGCCGGTCACCGTCGGAATCGACGTGACCGCCGTCGGCGAGACGAGTTTCACGCTCGAGTACGAACTCCGGGACGACGACGCGGTCGTCGCGACGGTCACCACGGTAGCGGTCACGGTCGACGGGGACGGCCCGACGCCGCTCCCGGACTCGCTGCGCGAGGGACTGAGTGCCGACCTCGAGGCGGTGACCTGACGCCAGCCGTCGCGTTCCGGGGGACGATCGGGCGGACTCGACGGCCTCTAGCCCTCGATCTTCCCGACCGTGTGGATCTCGTCGTAGCGGACGCTCCCCTCGTCGAGCGACCGGCCGTCGATCTCGAGGTAGCCCGGTTCGAACCCCGTCACCTCGCCGACGACGTCGGTCCCGTGGTCCTCGGTCCGTTCCGCGTCGCGCACTTCGACGGTGTCGCCGATCTCGAGGTGGTCCTGCACGAGGGTTTTGATACGGTCCGTGCCGGCGTCGGCCGGGATCGTCAGGTCGGTCATAGCGTATCGATCGTCCGGGAGCCACGCGGGTAGTTGTTGTACCGGTATTCGCAACTCCGAGCGCGGCGTCCGGACGGCCGTCGGGGCCGGACGACCGTTTTTGTACGTTCGGGCCGAACCCCCGCGCCAATGAAGACGATCAAGGACAGCGTTCACGACCACATCCGGGTCGACGGCGTCGCCCGCGATCTGCTGGACACGCCGGCGCTCCAGCGGCTGCGCCGCATCAACCAACTGGGCACCGTCTCGCTGGTCTACCCCTCGGCCAACCACACCCGCTTCGAACACAGCCTCGGCGTCTATCACCTCGCCTGCGAGGCCCTCGAGCAGCTCGGTATCGAAGGTCGGGAGGCCCAGCGGGTCCACGCCGCCGCCATGCTCCACGACGTCGGCCACGGCCCCTTCAGCCACAACCTCGAGTCGCTGACCCACCGCCGGACGGGCCGGTATCACGACGACGTCCACGACCTGCTGGCCGACGGGGAGGTCGGCGAGGTGTTGCGATCGCACGGTTTAGAGCCCGACCGCGTCGCGGACCTGGTCGCCGGCGAAGGCCGGTTCGGACAGCTCGTCTCCGGGGAACTCGACGTCGATCGGATGGACTATCTGGTACGGGATGCCCACCACACCGGAGTCCCCTACGGGACGATCGATCACGGCCGACTCGTCCGTGAGTTGACCTTCGCCGACGGCGAGCTCGTCCTCGCGGAAGGCAACGTCCAGACCGCCGAGAGCCTGCTGGTCGCCCGGGCGCTGATGAACCCGACCGTCTACAGCCACAGCGTCGCCCGAATCGGGAAGGCGATGCTGCGCCGGGCGGCCGAACGGCTGCTCGAGTCCCCCGAGACCGACGTCGACGCCGGGATCCTCCAGCGGATGGACGACCCCGAACTGCTCGTGGCGTTGCGGTCGTGTCCGGCGACGAGCGAGTTCTCCCGCCGCCTCGACCAGCGGGACCTGTTCAAGCGGGCGGTGTGGGCGGAGATGGACGACGTGCCCGGCGGGATCATCGAGGCCGATCACGGGACGATCCGGGCGTTCGAACGCGAGATCAGCGACCGGGCCGGCGTCGATCCGGAGCGGGTCATCCTCGACGTGCCGAGTCGCCCCTCGATGACCGAGTCCACCTCGCGGGTGATGGTCAACGGCGAGATCAGACGACTGGACGAGCAGTCGCCGCTGGTCGCGGCCCTGCGGGCGTCCCAGTACTCCCAGTGGCGGCTCGGGGTGTACTCGCCGGCCGACCTCCGCGACCGGGTCGGCCGGGCCGCCGTCGACGTCCTCGGGCTCGACATCGACGGTGCCTTGGTCAGCGAGGTCCGGGACGGCGTGGACGCGACGCTGGACCAGTTCGTCGAGTAGCGGGGCGCGCCTCGCTCGCGGAACCGGCGGCGTTCGAGACGACTCGAGCGACGGCGAACGCAGCCCCGACCGATATCGGGTCGGAACGATTGAAAAGACGGCCCACGAACGGCCCGGTATGGAACGAACGGGAACGATCCTCCGCGGCCGCGAGTTCGAGC containing:
- a CDS encoding HD domain-containing protein → MKTIKDSVHDHIRVDGVARDLLDTPALQRLRRINQLGTVSLVYPSANHTRFEHSLGVYHLACEALEQLGIEGREAQRVHAAAMLHDVGHGPFSHNLESLTHRRTGRYHDDVHDLLADGEVGEVLRSHGLEPDRVADLVAGEGRFGQLVSGELDVDRMDYLVRDAHHTGVPYGTIDHGRLVRELTFADGELVLAEGNVQTAESLLVARALMNPTVYSHSVARIGKAMLRRAAERLLESPETDVDAGILQRMDDPELLVALRSCPATSEFSRRLDQRDLFKRAVWAEMDDVPGGIIEADHGTIRAFEREISDRAGVDPERVILDVPSRPSMTESTSRVMVNGEIRRLDEQSPLVAALRASQYSQWRLGVYSPADLRDRVGRAAVDVLGLDIDGALVSEVRDGVDATLDQFVE
- a CDS encoding acyl-CoA thioesterase, producing the protein MAAYETTIDVRTDDLGRSGHVNNSKFVAYTDLARDRYLASHGYGPDDLAHLVVRLEVEYERALASLTPVTVGIDVTAVGETSFTLEYELRDDDAVVATVTTVAVTVDGDGPTPLPDSLREGLSADLEAVT